One Brassica napus cultivar Da-Ae chromosome C2, Da-Ae, whole genome shotgun sequence DNA window includes the following coding sequences:
- the LOC106418154 gene encoding uncharacterized protein LOC106418154 isoform X2, with product MHGRLACGRPLVVRLASDKLLEDSSHDRPKRLLPEANRTRSASGSSSGQMSRDEKVAAIKNKLKALEEDEKQRDPKKRKRQRSL from the coding sequence AtgcatgggagattagcttgtggTAGGCCCTTGGTGGTTCGTTTAGCTAGTGACAAGCTTCTAGAAGATTCCTCTCATGATCGTCCCAAAAGATTATTACCAGAAGCAAACAGAACGAGGTCTGCAAGTGGAAGCAGCTCAGGACAAATGAGCCGAGATGAAAAAGTAGCTGCCATTAAGAACAAACTGAAAGCGTTGGAGGAAGATGAGAAACAACGAGACCCCAAGAAACGGAAGAGACAAAGATCCCTTTGA
- the BNAC02G15030D gene encoding uncharacterized membrane protein YjcL → MATSLAFLNATGISSPSSGLIRRRRSHIVSRQDLPKLSIIYSSPRLSDSRNASSPIRSVRVRSQLNTPLISGNDEWGTWTALFATGAFGLWSEKTKVGSAVSGALVSTLIGLAASNLGVISSDSPAFAVVLNFLLPLAVPLLLFRADLRRVVQSTGKLLLAFVIGSVATTVGTALAYYLVPMRALGPDSWKIAAALMGRHIGGAVNYVAIANALEVSPSVLAAGLAADNVICAVYFTSLFAIGSKIPAETLPPPTSDAETSKGSETENKIPVLLIATGIAVSLAICKVGALLTKHFGISGGSLPAITAVVVVLATVFPSQFGRLAPSGEAMALILMQVFFTVIGASGNIWSVINTAPSIFLFALVQIGTHLAVILGVGKLLNVELRLLLLASNANVGGPTTAAGMATAKGWNSLIVPGILAGIFGISIATFIGIGFGVKVLKFM, encoded by the exons ATGGCGACGAGCTTGGCGTTCCTCAATGCGACAGGCATTTCATCCCCGTCGTCAGGACTAATTCGGCGGCGGCGATCGCACATTGTCTCACGCCAGGATCTTCCTAAACTCTCGATCATCTACTCCTCGCCGCGGCTTAGCGACTCTCGTAACGCATCGTCCCCGATCAGATCGGTGAGAGTGAGATCGCAGCTGAACACGCCTCTCATATCCGGAAACGACGAATGGGGAACATGGACTGCGCTCTTCGCCACTGGCGCTTTCGGTCTCTG GTCGGAGAAGACGAAGGTGGGGAGTGCGGTGAGTGGTGCGTTGGTCAGCACACTCATTGGCCTTGCCGCTAGTAATCTTGGCGTCATCTCTTCGGATTCTCCTGCTTTTGCTGTCGTCTTGAACTTCCTGCTCCCGTTGGCTGTTCCTCTCTTGCTCTTTAGAGCTGACTTGCGCCGTGTGGTTCAGTCCACTGGGAAGCTTCTCTTGGCTTTCGTTATTGGTTCAG TTGCGACAACAGTGGGTACAGCTCTGGCGTACTACCTAGTGCCGATGAGAGCACTTGGTCCGGATAGTTGGAAGATTGCAGCTGCTCTCATGGGGAGGCATATCGGTGGAG CTGTCAACTATGTTGCCATAGCCAATGCTCTCGAAGTTTCGCCATCAGTGTTAGCTGCTGGACTCGCTGCTGATAACGTTATATGCGCTGTTTATTTCACGTCTTTGTTCGCTATAGGCTCCAAAATACCTGCTGAAACTCTACCTCCACCAACTAGTG ATGCAGAGACGAGCAAAGGTTCTGAAACTGAAAACAAAATCCCTGTGCTACTGATAGCTACTGGAATCGCTGTGTCATTAGCTATATGCAAGGTCGGGGCTTTGCTAACCAAGCATTTCGGGATTTCGGGTGGTAGCTTGCCAGCGATAACCGCGGTGGTTGTCGTTTTAGCAACTGTCTTTCCCTCCCAGTTTGGCCGTCTTGCTCCATCTGGAGAAGCCATGGCTCTAATTCTTATGCAG GTGTTCTTCACTGTGATAGGTGCGAGCGGAAACATATGGAGTGTGATAAACACGGCGCCGAGCATATTCTTGTTTGCATTGGTCCAGATTGGGACACATCTTGCTGTGATATTGGGGGTAGGGAAGCTGCTCAACGTGGAGCTAAGGTTGCTGCTTTTGGCATCAAATGCTAATGTTGGAGGACCCACAACTGCAGCTGGTATGGCGACTGCAAAGGGATGGAACTCGTTGATCGTTCCTGGGATTCTAGCTGGAATATTCGGTATCTCCATTGCAACTTTCATAGGGATTGGGTTTGGAGTGAAAGTCCTCAAGTTCATGTAA
- the LOC125582191 gene encoding uncharacterized mitochondrial protein AtMg00310-like: MVMLKGVLSAIPSHSMTCFKLPKSLIKRIQSAVTRFWWDDRAGTKKMAWIAWSKMMQPKSKGGLGFRDFECFNEALLAKLSWRLVHRPDSLLGRILLGKYCTDSGILTCQSKSSESNGWKGILIGRDLLINNSGWLIGDGNTVEIWSDPWLSTTTRESPMRPATETTASLKVSSLMTLGTTEWDLQKIRDICPAHEDQILKI, encoded by the coding sequence ATGGTAATGCTAAAGGGCGTTCTGTCAGCTATACCTTCACACTCCATGACATGTTTCAAACTCCCTAAGTCTCTGATAAAAAGAATCCAATCGGCGGTCACGAGATTTTGGTGGGATGATCGAGCAGGAACAAAGAAGATGGCATGGATTGCATGGTCTAAGATGATGCAACCAAAGAGCAAGGGAGGACTCGGTTTTAGGGATTTCGAATGCTTTAATGAAGCGCTCCTAGCAAAGCTCTCATGGCGCTTAGTGCACAGACCAGACTCCCTCCTGGGCCGCATCCTGCTAGGAAAATACTGCACTGATTCAGGAATCCTCACCTGCCAAAGCAAGAGCTCTGAATCTAACGGATGGAAAGGAATCCTCATTGGGAGAGATCTCTTGATAAATAACTCGGGATGGCTAATTGGAGATGGTAACACTGTTGAGATTTGGTCGGATCCCTGGCTCAGTACTACTACACGGGAATCACCAATGAGACCAGCCACAGAAACTACTGCATCCCTCAAAGTATCGAGCCTCATGACCTTAGGTACCACCGAATGGGACTTACAGAAAATAAGAGACATATGCCCTGCCCATGAGGACCAAATCCTCAAAATATGA
- the LOC106418154 gene encoding probable RNA-binding protein 18 isoform X1 yields MDTIGFVDEKSESRLYVGNLDLRINEAALIKMFSPYGKIISEDFLWHTRGPKKGEPRGYAFIQYSSKGEAELAKEKMHGRLACGRPLVVRLASDKLLEDSSHDRPKRLLPEANRTRSASGSSSGQMSRDEKVAAIKNKLKALEEDEKQRDPKKRKRQRSL; encoded by the exons ATG GACACCATTGGGTTTGTAGATGAAAAGAGCGAGAGCAGATTATATGTTGGAAACTTGGATCTTAGAATAAACGA GGCTGCGTTGATAAAGATGTTTTCTCCATATGGGAAGATCATATCAGAAGACTTCCTCTGGCACACTCGCGGGCCAAAGAAAGGAGAGCCACGCGGCTATGCTTTCATTCAATACAGCTCTAAAGGG GAAGCTGAATTGGCTAAGGAGAAGAtgcatgggagattagcttgtggTAGGCCCTTGGTGGTTCGTTTAGCTAGTGACAAGCTTCTAGAAGATTCCTCTCATGATCGTCCCAAAAGATTATTACCAGAAGCAAACAGAACGAGGTCTGCAAGTGGAAGCAGCTCAGGACAAATGAGCCGAGATGAAAAAGTAGCTGCCATTAAGAACAAACTGAAAGCGTTGGAGGAAGATGAGAAACAACGAGACCCCAAGAAACGGAAGAGACAAAGATCCCTTTGA
- the LOC106418163 gene encoding protein RALF-like 18, with amino-acid sequence MMNLVKFVVIVMTISMALCPALVQCRQIKCDWLSGNCIKGGTEDITKMTSYIGVSHRILQGTRYIKYDALKHNVPAKQHGQKDRPDNSYRRGCTLATECYRLTN; translated from the coding sequence ATGATGAATCTTGTAAAGTTCGTGGTTATTGTCATGACCATCTCAATGGCTTTATGTCCAGCATTAGTCCAATGTCGACAGATAAAATGTGACTGGTTGAGTGGGAATTGCATCAAAGGTGGAACAGAAGACATCACGAAGATGACATCATATATAGGTGTGAGCCACAGGATTCTCCAAGGGACACGGTATATAAAGTACGATGCACTGAAGCACAATGTACCAGCTAAACAACATGGTCAAAAGGATCGGCCGGATAACTCATACCGGCGAGGTTGTACTCTCGCTACAGAATGTTATCGGCTTACGAATTAA